In Pseudopipra pipra isolate bDixPip1 chromosome 5, bDixPip1.hap1, whole genome shotgun sequence, the following proteins share a genomic window:
- the NPTXR gene encoding neuronal pentraxin receptor: MLAFLGAIICIIASVHPAGTAAPAAAADNDSAAAALLPAADKGLGALHGPAEALASAGPRLPGGPPLFSRFVCTPLSTECPATGTGPAAGPEELLALRSAAAQLRRTALEQKERIRMDQETIRELTGKLSRCEGGLRSPPAAAAPPSAAGLRAAPRPGTMGHPPDEPPAVRELEEAVRTLQDRIDRIEQELPARTNGSAPTAPAFARDALHTKMEQLEEQLLSKILTLQKERQAANTDRSQQQHNIEKELNSLQNRVTELEHGPLGYSPPDAFKVTIPVQNNYMYARMKKSLPELYAFTICMWLKSKAVAGLGTPFSYSVPSQANEIVLLEWGTNPLELLINDKVAQLPLSLKDKAWHHICVAWTTRDGKWSAYQDGEQRGTGENLASWHAIKPQGVIILGQEQDTLGGRFDATQAFVGELAQFSVWDHMLAPVEILGLANCTSHLQGNVIQWDDQAVEVFGGASKAGFAACEEGRKA, encoded by the exons ATGCTGGCTTTCCTGGGGGCCATCATCTGCATCATCGCCAGCGTCCACCCGGCCGGCaccgccgcgcccgccgccgccgccgacAATGactcggccgccgccgccctccTGCCCGCCGCCGACAAGGGGCTGGGAGCGCTGCACGGCCCCGCCGAGGCTCTGGCCAGCGCCGGGCCGCGCCTGCCGGGGGGGCCGCCGCTCTTCAGCCGCTTCGTCTGCACCCCGCTGAGCACCGAGTGCCCCGCCACCGgcaccggccccgccgccggccccgaGGAGCTGCTGGCGCTGCGGAGCGCGGCGGCCCAGCTGCGCCGCACGGCGCTGGAGCAGAAGGAGCGAATCCGCATGGACCAGGAGACCATCCGGGAGCTCACCGGCAAGCTCAGCCGCTGCGAGGGCGGCCTGCggagcccccccgccgccgccgcgcccccctCCGCCGCCGGGCTccgcgccgccccgcgccccggcaCCATGGGCCACCCCCCCGACGAGCCGCCCGCCGTGcgggagctggaggaggctgtCCGCACCCTCCAGGACCGCATCGACCGGATAGAG caggagctgccagcccGCACCAATGGCTCAGCACCCACTGCCCCGGCATTTGCTCGCGATGCCCTCCACACCAagatggagcagctggaggaacaGCTCCTCTCCAAGATCCTGACCCTGCAGAAGGAGCGCCAGGCCGCAAACACTGACcgcagccagcagcagcacaacatCGAGAAGGAGCTGAACTCCCTCCAGAACCGGGTGACGGAGCTGGAGCACG GACCGCTGGGTTACAGCCCTCCTGATGCCTTCAAGGTGACCATCCCGGTGCAGAACAACTACATGTATGCCCGCATGAAGAAGAGCCTGCCGGAGCTCTACGCCTTCACCATCTGCATGTGGCTGAAGTCCAAGGCCGTGGCAGGGCTCGGCACCCCTTTCTCCTACTCTGTCCCAAGCCAAGCCAATGAGATTGTGCTGTTGGAATGGGGCACTAACCCCCTGGAGCTGCTCATCAATGACAAG GTTGCCCAGCTGCCGCTGAGCCTGAAGGACAAGGCCTGGCACCACATCTGCGTGGCGTGGACCACCCGGGACGGCAAGTGGTCGGCATACCAGGATGGTGAACAGCGGGGCACCGGTGAGAACCTAGCCTCCTGGCATGCCATCAAGCCCCAGGGTGTCATCATCCTGGGCCAGGAGCAG GACACTCTGGGGGGCCGCTTTGATGCCACGCAGGCTTTCGTGGGGGAGCTGGCGCAGTTCAGCGTGTGGGACCacatgctggcaccagtggagATCCTGGGCTTGGCCAACTGCACCTCTCACCTCCAAGGGAATGTGATTCAGTGGGACGACCAGGCGGTGGAGGTCTTTGGAGGTGCCagcaaggcaggctttgctgcgtgtgaggaagggaggaaggcaTGA